In Prosthecobacter sp. SYSU 5D2, the following proteins share a genomic window:
- a CDS encoding DUF1080 domain-containing protein, giving the protein MKTRFLIPALAALAFAVSASAAEPVQVFNGQDLTGWEGNMDLWSVKDGAITGITPPDPADPTKGIIKHNTFLVWKGGTVGDFELTFKYRLEKGNSGVQYRSKELEAGAFGPVLSGYQADFEAGTKYSGILYEEKGRGILALRGEKTIIKPAPEGAKKPKPVVEKAGTVGDSDAIQAAIKSEDWNEYKIVAKGNHVQHFINGMQTVDVTDEDVANAPKEGLLGLQIHQGPPMIVQFKDFNLVPLK; this is encoded by the coding sequence ATGAAAACACGTTTCCTCATTCCTGCACTGGCCGCGCTGGCCTTCGCTGTTTCTGCTTCTGCTGCTGAGCCTGTCCAGGTCTTCAATGGCCAAGATCTCACGGGCTGGGAGGGGAACATGGACCTGTGGAGTGTGAAGGATGGGGCCATCACGGGCATCACGCCGCCGGACCCGGCGGACCCGACGAAGGGGATCATCAAGCACAACACGTTCCTGGTGTGGAAGGGCGGCACGGTGGGGGACTTTGAGCTGACCTTTAAATATCGCCTGGAGAAGGGCAATTCCGGGGTGCAGTATCGCAGCAAGGAGCTGGAGGCAGGCGCTTTCGGCCCGGTGCTGAGCGGTTACCAGGCGGACTTCGAAGCGGGGACGAAGTACAGCGGCATTCTTTATGAGGAAAAGGGCCGGGGCATCCTGGCGCTGCGCGGGGAGAAAACCATCATCAAACCGGCTCCGGAAGGGGCCAAGAAGCCGAAGCCGGTGGTGGAAAAGGCAGGCACGGTGGGCGATAGCGATGCCATCCAGGCGGCGATCAAAAGCGAGGACTGGAATGAGTATAAAATCGTCGCCAAGGGAAACCATGTGCAGCATTTCATCAATGGCATGCAGACCGTGGACGTGACGGATGAGGACGTGGCCAACGCGCCGAAGGAAGGGCTGCTGGGCCTGCAGATCCACCAGGGCCCGCCGATGATCGTCCAGTTCAAAGATTTCAACCTGGTGCCGCTGAAGTAG
- a CDS encoding response regulator has product MSHPQLVHHNRRILVIDDNMAIHADFRKILGAPAAADAELDAFESRLFGARESAWFEIDCASQGDEGLEKVRQSLAAGQPYALAFVDVRMPPGWDGIETTRRIWEADPHLQIVICTAYSDYSWDEMNQLTAPGDRLLILKKPFDAIEVLQLANALTEKWRLGQESRMLLGNLDRLVQERTAALQQEMEERRRLEEKFRDQASLLDKARDAILVQDLDHRITYWNRSAQLLYGWSSEEALGKSASELLKPAAPRFAEATAAVLKNGEWTGELAQSARDGSDVLVESRWTLVRDAEGQPRAVMCINTDILEKKRMESHFLRSQRIESIGTLAGGIAHDLNNVLLPILLSIDLLRRSVQDPHLLGILTSIEGSAKRGASMVQQVLSFARGMDGERHKLDARTVIQDISHFVQEAFPKNIAFRTEMAGDLPGFMGDATQVHQVLLNLCLNARDAMPEGGTLTLQAHTVSLEETAALAGASIKGGAYLVFQITDTGTGISEEVKDKIFDPFFTTKDFGKGTGLGLSTVMAIVKSHGGFITVSSKPGDGTSFHAHFPAEPLSKSQPAPALSTDRPRGQGQLILLADDEDSVRFITQQTLQAYGYRVLAAADGSEAVAHYAEHQQEIDLVLTDMMMPVMDGTETIKILKKINPAVKIIAASGFTTDAAKVSALGANHYLHKPYSTATLLSVLEQVLAKPTAS; this is encoded by the coding sequence ATGTCCCACCCCCAGCTCGTCCATCACAACCGGCGCATCCTCGTCATTGATGACAACATGGCCATCCATGCCGACTTCCGCAAGATCCTCGGTGCCCCGGCGGCGGCGGATGCGGAGCTGGACGCCTTTGAATCCAGGCTCTTCGGCGCACGGGAAAGTGCCTGGTTTGAGATAGACTGCGCCAGCCAGGGGGATGAGGGGCTGGAAAAAGTGCGGCAGTCCCTGGCCGCCGGCCAGCCTTATGCCCTGGCCTTTGTGGATGTCCGCATGCCGCCCGGATGGGACGGCATTGAAACGACCCGCCGCATCTGGGAGGCCGATCCGCACCTGCAGATCGTCATCTGCACCGCGTACTCGGACTATTCCTGGGATGAGATGAACCAGCTGACCGCCCCCGGAGACCGCCTGCTCATCCTGAAAAAACCCTTCGATGCAATTGAGGTCCTGCAGCTTGCCAATGCCCTGACGGAGAAATGGCGGCTGGGCCAGGAGTCCCGAATGCTGCTGGGAAATCTGGACCGCCTCGTCCAGGAGCGCACGGCGGCCTTGCAGCAGGAAATGGAAGAGCGCCGTCGGCTGGAGGAGAAATTCCGCGACCAGGCCTCCCTGCTGGACAAAGCCCGTGATGCCATCCTGGTCCAGGATCTGGACCACCGCATCACCTACTGGAACCGCAGCGCGCAGCTCCTCTATGGATGGTCATCTGAGGAAGCCCTGGGGAAATCTGCCAGCGAGCTGCTCAAGCCCGCCGCACCTCGTTTTGCAGAAGCCACGGCAGCCGTTTTAAAAAATGGCGAATGGACGGGTGAGCTGGCCCAAAGCGCCCGCGATGGTAGCGACGTGCTGGTGGAAAGCCGGTGGACGCTGGTCCGCGATGCCGAAGGCCAGCCCCGGGCCGTGATGTGCATCAATACGGACATCCTGGAAAAGAAGCGGATGGAAAGCCATTTCCTGCGCTCACAGCGCATCGAAAGCATCGGCACCCTGGCTGGGGGCATTGCTCATGACCTTAACAACGTCCTGCTTCCCATCCTCCTCTCCATTGACCTGCTTCGCAGATCTGTGCAGGACCCCCACCTGCTTGGCATCCTTACCAGCATCGAGGGCAGCGCCAAACGCGGGGCCAGCATGGTGCAGCAGGTGCTCTCCTTTGCCCGCGGCATGGACGGGGAGCGCCACAAGCTGGATGCCCGCACCGTCATCCAGGACATCAGCCACTTCGTCCAGGAAGCTTTCCCCAAAAACATCGCCTTCCGCACGGAGATGGCGGGAGATCTGCCCGGATTCATGGGGGATGCCACCCAGGTGCATCAGGTGCTGCTGAACCTGTGCCTGAACGCGCGGGATGCCATGCCTGAAGGCGGCACACTGACGCTCCAGGCGCACACCGTCAGCCTGGAGGAAACCGCCGCGCTGGCAGGGGCCAGCATCAAGGGCGGCGCCTACCTGGTCTTCCAGATCACCGATACAGGCACGGGCATCTCCGAAGAGGTGAAAGACAAGATCTTCGACCCGTTTTTTACCACCAAGGATTTCGGGAAAGGCACCGGACTGGGCCTGTCCACAGTGATGGCCATTGTGAAAAGCCATGGCGGCTTCATCACCGTGTCCAGCAAACCGGGCGATGGTACTTCGTTTCATGCGCACTTCCCTGCGGAGCCGCTCTCCAAAAGCCAGCCTGCACCAGCCCTCTCCACCGACCGGCCCCGCGGCCAGGGCCAGCTCATTCTTTTGGCGGATGATGAGGACAGCGTGCGCTTCATCACCCAGCAGACCCTTCAGGCCTACGGGTACCGCGTCCTGGCCGCTGCGGACGGCAGCGAGGCGGTGGCCCACTACGCGGAGCACCAGCAGGAGATTGACCTGGTGCTCACCGATATGATGATGCCCGTGATGGACGGCACGGAGACCATCAAGATCCTGAAAAAGATCAATCCGGCGGTGAAAATCATCGCCGCCAGCGGCTTCACCACCGATGCCGCCAAAGTGAGCGCCCTGGGAGCCAATCATTACCTGCACAAGCCTTACAGCACCGCCACGCTGCTCAGTGTGCTTGAGCAGGTGCTCGCCAAACCGACGGCCTCATAG
- the bioB gene encoding biotin synthase BioB translates to MNYADLHRIYHQPFFDLIKQARAIHEEHWTNNEVQLCTLLSIKTGGCSEDCGYCAQSARYSTGVQAEKLMEKDLVMERARAARANGSTRFCMGAAWKGVRVGTQKFDQVVDIVKDVSTLGMEVCVTLGQLGAEEAAILKEAGVTAYNHNIDTSPEHYPNIVSTHTYDDRLSTIRHAQDAGMSVCCGGILGLGETIEDRLKMLEVLSNFNPHPESVPINALMPMKGTPMSENVQVDSFSLVRMIAVTRIAIPRAKVRLSAGRTNLSREAQALAFFAGANSIFYGDKLLTAANPRANEDLALLAELGLSAQQPNPDMSAPEADEVRELAPACQVGCGV, encoded by the coding sequence ATGAACTACGCCGATCTCCACCGCATCTACCACCAGCCGTTTTTTGACCTCATCAAGCAGGCGCGTGCCATCCATGAGGAGCACTGGACCAATAACGAAGTGCAGCTCTGCACGCTGCTGAGCATCAAGACCGGCGGCTGCAGTGAGGACTGCGGCTACTGCGCCCAGAGCGCCCGCTACAGCACCGGTGTGCAGGCGGAAAAGCTGATGGAAAAGGACCTGGTCATGGAGCGCGCGCGGGCCGCCCGGGCCAATGGCTCCACCCGCTTCTGCATGGGGGCCGCCTGGAAGGGCGTGCGCGTGGGCACGCAGAAATTCGACCAGGTGGTGGACATCGTGAAGGACGTCTCCACGCTCGGCATGGAGGTCTGCGTGACCCTGGGCCAGCTGGGCGCGGAAGAAGCCGCCATTTTAAAGGAAGCTGGCGTCACCGCCTATAACCATAACATTGACACCAGCCCGGAGCATTACCCGAACATCGTCAGCACCCACACCTATGACGACCGGCTGAGCACCATCCGCCACGCGCAGGATGCCGGCATGTCCGTCTGCTGCGGCGGCATCCTGGGCCTGGGCGAGACCATCGAGGACCGCCTGAAAATGCTGGAAGTGCTGAGCAACTTCAACCCGCATCCGGAGAGCGTGCCCATCAATGCCCTCATGCCAATGAAAGGCACGCCGATGAGCGAAAACGTCCAGGTGGACAGCTTCTCCCTGGTGCGCATGATCGCCGTGACCCGCATCGCCATCCCGCGCGCCAAGGTGCGCCTTAGCGCCGGCCGCACGAATCTCAGCCGCGAAGCCCAGGCCCTGGCCTTCTTCGCCGGTGCCAATTCCATCTTCTACGGCGACAAGCTCCTCACCGCCGCCAATCCTCGCGCCAATGAAGACCTGGCCCTGCTCGCCGAACTCGGCCTCAGCGCCCAGCAGCCCAATCCCGACATGAGCGCACCTGAGGCGGATGAAGTCCGCGAGCTGGCTCCTGCGTGCCAGGTGGGGTGCGGAGTGTGA
- the lpxD gene encoding UDP-3-O-(3-hydroxymyristoyl)glucosamine N-acyltransferase: protein MNIALSELAALLEGQLLSGSPETRITGFASLREAQEGDLSFYYDARYKERLMATKATAVLVPEGLDKCPDKVACIAVKNPSHAFEKVVDTYGYQALPFEPGIHPSAVIAESVKADLTKISVGACAVIEAGAEIGDGAEIGAGCYVGREAVIGAGSKLFANVTVQEACELGERVILHSGVVIGGDGFGYEFDKGRHRKVRQAGIVQIDNDVEIGAGTMVDRARFGRTWIGEGTKIDNLVQIGHNAIIGKHCIIVSACAIAGSAVIGDYVVMAAQCGVAGHVSIGSFVTLGARSGVTKDIPSGKDTYMGFPAMPVMDERRRWASVNRLPQLSARVKALEKAAGGVAGTADAE, encoded by the coding sequence ATGAACATCGCACTTTCTGAATTGGCCGCACTGTTGGAAGGCCAGCTTCTGTCCGGCAGCCCCGAGACCCGCATCACCGGTTTTGCCTCCCTGCGCGAAGCTCAGGAAGGCGACCTCAGCTTTTATTACGATGCCCGTTATAAGGAGAGGCTGATGGCCACCAAAGCCACCGCTGTGCTGGTGCCGGAGGGACTGGACAAGTGCCCGGATAAGGTGGCCTGCATTGCAGTGAAAAATCCGTCCCATGCTTTTGAAAAGGTGGTGGATACGTATGGCTACCAGGCGCTGCCTTTTGAGCCTGGTATTCACCCGTCCGCCGTCATCGCGGAGAGCGTCAAAGCCGACCTCACCAAGATCTCCGTGGGGGCCTGCGCGGTCATCGAAGCTGGCGCTGAAATTGGCGACGGGGCGGAAATTGGCGCGGGTTGTTATGTGGGCCGGGAGGCCGTCATCGGTGCCGGGTCCAAGCTGTTTGCCAATGTGACGGTTCAGGAAGCCTGTGAGCTGGGCGAGCGGGTGATCCTGCATTCCGGCGTGGTCATCGGCGGCGACGGATTTGGCTACGAATTTGACAAGGGCCGGCATCGCAAGGTGCGCCAGGCGGGCATTGTCCAGATTGACAACGATGTGGAGATCGGTGCCGGGACCATGGTGGACCGCGCACGCTTTGGCCGCACCTGGATCGGCGAAGGTACAAAAATTGACAACCTGGTACAGATCGGCCACAACGCCATCATTGGCAAGCATTGCATCATCGTCTCGGCCTGTGCCATCGCAGGCAGCGCGGTGATCGGAGACTATGTGGTCATGGCGGCCCAGTGCGGTGTGGCCGGTCATGTCAGCATCGGCTCCTTCGTCACCCTGGGCGCTCGCAGCGGCGTGACCAAAGACATCCCTTCAGGGAAGGACACCTACATGGGCTTTCCGGCCATGCCGGTCATGGATGAACGCCGCCGCTGGGCCAGTGTGAACCGCCTGCCGCAGCTCTCCGCCCGCGTGAAGGCGCTGGAAAAGGCCGCAGGTGGCGTAGCCGGCACTGCGGATGCGGAATAG
- a CDS encoding ATP-binding protein, with protein MKPAVLPFLNDVPIKRKLTILIMVISSAALLLACAAILLHERHAFRETMARDLEIIADTFDDNVASGLAFNDPESIAQTLKTLKANPTIMAACVYDENRQRVAEYLRSDMQGHFPFDESQPTGQHFHDDRLDTHQDITLDGETIGSVYIAADLTAITYRLQRSATIIFIVICGALLLAFFLSTSLQKIISGPITHLAEVASTVAAEKDYSVRAVKQSEDELGSLIDAFNEMLSQIQQQDSALQMARDNLETRVQERTRELARSLSLLNATLDSTADGIIAFQFTGEIVCYNSQFADMWEVPKTILEKPAMEELQTCLADKTTDPEAFIQRARVQDEKQAFDIIRLKSGQTFERYVKPQQVDGRQVGLVVNFRDITAREHSEASLAEANARLFATSRQAGMAEVATSILHNVGNVLNSVSVSAEVVSTRVQQFRIGSLRSLGELLRKHEADLPAFLTQDPQGREVPAFLLKLVNHLEEPQQAILGELESLRKNIEHIKEIVSMQQSYARGCGVLESLTMSELIEDAIRINAAGFTRHELTLIRDIQDDRPVLTDRHKVLQILVNLLGNAKYAVSHAPGEKHVIIRVTRDEKDAVHIAVTDNGIGIEPENLTRIFQHGFTTKKDGHGFGLHSGALAARELGGRLTATSAGPGQGATFVLELPPSSKDLPL; from the coding sequence ATGAAACCGGCCGTCCTTCCATTTTTGAATGATGTGCCGATCAAGCGGAAGCTGACGATCCTCATCATGGTCATCAGCTCGGCCGCGCTGCTGCTGGCCTGCGCGGCCATTCTGCTGCATGAGCGGCATGCCTTCAGGGAGACCATGGCCCGGGACCTGGAAATCATCGCGGACACCTTTGATGACAACGTCGCCTCCGGCCTGGCCTTCAATGATCCGGAATCCATTGCGCAGACACTGAAAACGCTAAAGGCCAACCCGACCATCATGGCAGCCTGCGTGTACGATGAAAACAGACAGCGCGTCGCCGAATACCTGCGCTCTGACATGCAAGGCCACTTCCCTTTTGATGAAAGCCAGCCCACCGGCCAGCACTTTCACGATGACCGGCTGGACACTCATCAGGACATCACCCTGGACGGGGAGACCATTGGCTCCGTTTACATCGCAGCGGATCTCACCGCCATCACCTACCGGCTGCAACGCTCAGCCACCATCATTTTCATCGTCATCTGCGGGGCACTGCTGCTGGCCTTTTTCCTTTCCACCTCCCTGCAAAAAATCATTTCCGGCCCCATCACGCATCTGGCCGAAGTGGCCAGCACTGTGGCCGCCGAAAAGGACTATTCCGTGCGGGCCGTGAAACAGAGCGAGGATGAACTCGGCAGTCTCATTGATGCCTTCAATGAAATGCTCAGCCAGATCCAGCAGCAGGACTCTGCCCTGCAAATGGCCCGCGACAACCTGGAGACCCGGGTGCAGGAGCGTACCCGCGAACTGGCGCGCTCCCTCTCCCTGCTGAACGCCACCCTGGATTCCACCGCAGACGGCATCATCGCCTTCCAGTTCACCGGTGAGATCGTCTGTTACAACAGCCAGTTTGCCGACATGTGGGAAGTCCCAAAAACGATTTTGGAAAAGCCTGCCATGGAGGAGTTGCAGACCTGTCTGGCGGACAAAACAACCGATCCAGAGGCCTTCATTCAGCGGGCACGCGTGCAGGATGAGAAGCAGGCTTTTGACATCATCCGCCTGAAATCCGGCCAGACCTTTGAGCGCTATGTGAAGCCTCAGCAGGTGGACGGGCGGCAGGTGGGACTGGTGGTCAATTTCCGCGACATCACCGCGCGTGAGCATTCGGAAGCCAGCCTCGCGGAGGCCAATGCGCGTCTCTTCGCCACCTCCCGCCAGGCAGGCATGGCGGAGGTGGCCACCAGCATCCTGCATAATGTCGGCAACGTGCTGAACAGCGTCAGCGTCTCGGCGGAGGTGGTCTCCACCCGGGTGCAGCAGTTCCGCATCGGCAGTCTGCGCAGCCTGGGGGAACTGCTGCGCAAGCATGAAGCGGACCTGCCCGCCTTTCTCACCCAGGACCCGCAGGGGCGTGAGGTGCCTGCCTTTCTGCTGAAGCTGGTGAACCACCTCGAAGAACCGCAGCAGGCCATCCTGGGAGAGCTGGAATCCCTGCGCAAAAACATTGAGCACATCAAGGAGATCGTCTCCATGCAGCAGAGCTACGCGCGTGGCTGCGGCGTGCTGGAGAGCCTCACCATGAGCGAACTCATCGAGGACGCCATCCGCATCAACGCCGCCGGTTTCACCCGCCACGAGCTGACCCTGATCCGCGACATCCAGGATGACAGGCCGGTGCTGACGGACCGCCACAAAGTCCTGCAAATCCTGGTGAACCTGCTGGGCAATGCCAAGTATGCCGTCTCCCATGCGCCCGGTGAGAAGCATGTCATCATCCGCGTGACCCGTGATGAAAAGGATGCCGTCCACATTGCCGTGACAGACAACGGCATCGGCATTGAGCCGGAAAACCTGACGCGCATTTTCCAGCACGGTTTCACCACCAAAAAAGACGGTCACGGCTTCGGCCTGCACAGCGGCGCCCTGGCCGCCCGTGAGCTGGGCGGCAGGCTTACTGCCACCAGCGCAGGCCCAGGTCAGGGTGCCACTTTTGTCCTTGAACTGCCCCCCTCGTCGAAAGACCTCCCTCTCTAA